A portion of the Candidatus Marinarcus aquaticus genome contains these proteins:
- a CDS encoding immunoglobulin-like domain-containing protein, which translates to MSNVIKITDKNGNIQELQVDKNIELSVQSGDYVFIDELLNAVQLEIINNDNLKVVFPNGNEVVLNDIAKLISENPTGEIAPQFSDEELINSLTTKLEFLQNDLFDEGAVISNYAELLNALQAAAAGQEVLEDGSAAPEINIGDYKASDNEYELGHLRTAQADLNDDLVPGEAANNGTGTGDAGTDGTGTEATPLNTVVSLSATDTNEDVGEIVITATLTTAGETDVTITTEHGDILIPAGETTGTLVVDVQDSDVYLDPQTFSATVSEVSGGNFDNVDFSDATTTAQITDTIDTTTMTLETSAINEDSETVTVTAKLDNPAQTDMTVTLEDGTEITIEAGKTEGSTEVNLAEMSDVYNDDNGSYTATVESTTGGNFEKLDISGATVTTAITDTIDTTTMTLETSAINEDSETVTVTAKLDNPAQTDMTVTLEDGTEITIEAGKTEGSTEVNLAEMSDVYNDDNGSYTATVESTTGGNFEKLDISGATVTTAITDTIDTTTVTITGTVTSPSTIDVTNIDSEPNGINVYALDLNGDVQDLSVVKGTNHDGFGVNGKTSGSGASSELGHGNNGVSEKIVVDFDSEVKSLDVSFAWRNNRETAKVTFFDDEGNEVGSATVSGGGNNNEALVTYYDENGNVTKVETAQGGSDKVDLSYKFEPGNGQTFSKVEFSAPGYDDDYLINKITYKEVVNSDVTDVITNNGEVTLEIQTSNPPQAGTTAIAVVEVGGKEYHVQLDVNGRGTLNVEVNGDSDLTATVKEIIGGNFEDVDTSNANWDLASELISLDDNIDAVEDQTYYLDTTDFGDEQINVSQVKITELPENGTLYMNSGKIVETIVTNDGKEINVYENKQPIAAGTVITMADIAAGKVSFEPDSNSDEDGSFKFQADDGNGNFKNTEHTTTIKVTAVADAPTLDMDISDANVIAGEPQGGLFDDLTIEDGQNLDHSYYSNHHDQDLKIDNMNAHTINLSHGDDNVSIKYSVNGKYIELGGGDDNLVIGGSADNSTIYAGSGDDNVQIDGNMGSYVHLGSGDDNIQIASDANFNSGAKIDGGWGKDTLFFTGNASNYAIVDFWGNRLSFEDYNAGEYYTGHEYKIYKVDGNGTLQGNPLKVESIEKIVFEGDMADNAQDSYEYTIDLNAQLTDTDGSETLSDITLTNLPAGTVLKDSDGNELTANDDGSYTVPVDENGGEVSVTLSSQTQLDESALKEIKASVTSTEENGGDTETVSATDDSFIIEEDTVLDFDSLSQDQLPQASTLELGNGAQTLENVEYQDILSMASTDENSEKIFKILGDSEDTVNLKDGEGDNKWTKSEEQFTDEDGETFDVYTNQDLTVFIDSDADTNITGGI; encoded by the coding sequence ATGTCAAACGTAATTAAAATCACAGACAAAAATGGGAATATCCAAGAGTTACAAGTAGATAAGAACATAGAATTAAGCGTCCAAAGTGGGGACTATGTTTTTATTGATGAACTATTGAATGCTGTACAATTAGAGATTATCAATAACGATAACCTAAAAGTAGTATTTCCAAATGGTAATGAAGTTGTGTTGAATGATATCGCAAAATTAATCAGCGAGAACCCAACCGGAGAGATAGCACCGCAGTTCAGTGATGAAGAGTTAATAAACAGTTTGACAACAAAATTAGAGTTTCTTCAAAATGACCTGTTTGATGAAGGTGCTGTGATTTCAAATTATGCAGAGTTGTTAAATGCATTGCAAGCAGCAGCCGCTGGTCAAGAAGTGTTAGAAGACGGAAGTGCTGCACCAGAGATTAATATTGGTGATTATAAAGCAAGTGACAATGAGTATGAGCTGGGTCACTTAAGAACAGCACAAGCCGATTTAAATGATGACTTAGTACCGGGCGAAGCAGCGAATAATGGTACGGGTACAGGTGATGCTGGTACAGATGGTACAGGTACAGAGGCAACACCTTTAAATACAGTCGTATCTCTTTCTGCAACAGATACCAATGAAGATGTGGGTGAGATTGTTATCACTGCAACACTTACAACTGCAGGTGAAACGGATGTAACTATTACAACAGAGCATGGTGATATTCTTATTCCAGCAGGTGAAACAACAGGTACATTAGTTGTAGATGTACAAGACTCTGATGTATATCTTGACCCTCAAACATTCTCTGCTACTGTTTCTGAAGTTTCAGGTGGTAATTTTGACAATGTTGATTTCTCTGATGCGACAACAACTGCACAAATCACAGATACCATTGATACAACCACCATGACCCTTGAAACAAGTGCCATTAATGAAGACAGTGAAACCGTAACGGTGACTGCAAAACTGGATAACCCAGCACAAACAGATATGACAGTAACATTAGAAGATGGAACAGAGATTACGATTGAAGCTGGAAAAACAGAAGGAAGCACGGAAGTTAATTTAGCAGAGATGAGTGATGTGTATAATGATGATAACGGAAGCTACACAGCAACAGTAGAATCAACCACAGGTGGAAACTTTGAGAAGTTAGATATTTCAGGAGCGACTGTAACAACAGCCATCACAGATACCATTGATACAACCACCATGACCCTTGAAACAAGTGCCATTAATGAAGACAGTGAAACCGTAACGGTGACTGCAAAACTGGATAACCCAGCACAAACAGATATGACAGTAACATTAGAAGATGGAACAGAGATTACGATTGAAGCTGGAAAAACAGAAGGAAGCACGGAAGTTAATTTAGCAGAGATGAGTGATGTGTATAATGATGATAACGGAAGCTACACAGCAACAGTAGAATCAACCACAGGTGGAAACTTTGAGAAGTTAGATATTTCAGGAGCGACTGTAACAACAGCCATCACAGATACCATTGATACAACCACCGTAACCATTACGGGAACAGTTACAAGTCCTTCAACCATTGACGTAACCAATATTGATTCAGAACCAAATGGGATCAATGTTTATGCTCTTGATTTAAATGGAGACGTTCAAGATTTATCGGTTGTAAAAGGAACCAACCATGATGGTTTTGGTGTAAATGGAAAAACTTCTGGTTCAGGAGCAAGTTCAGAACTTGGTCATGGTAACAATGGAGTGAGCGAAAAAATTGTTGTAGATTTTGATTCTGAAGTAAAAAGTTTAGATGTCTCTTTTGCATGGAGAAACAACAGAGAAACCGCAAAAGTAACATTTTTTGATGACGAAGGAAATGAAGTAGGTTCTGCGACAGTTTCTGGAGGTGGAAACAACAATGAAGCACTTGTAACATATTATGATGAAAATGGTAATGTAACAAAAGTTGAAACTGCACAAGGTGGTTCAGACAAAGTTGACTTATCATATAAATTTGAGCCAGGAAATGGACAAACATTCTCTAAAGTAGAGTTCTCAGCACCAGGTTATGATGATGATTATTTAATTAATAAAATCACTTATAAAGAAGTCGTTAATTCAGATGTAACGGATGTTATTACAAATAATGGAGAAGTTACATTAGAAATTCAAACGTCAAACCCTCCACAAGCAGGAACAACGGCAATAGCTGTTGTAGAAGTAGGTGGAAAAGAGTATCATGTACAATTGGATGTGAATGGTCGAGGAACTTTAAATGTTGAAGTTAATGGTGATTCAGACTTAACAGCAACGGTAAAAGAGATTATTGGTGGAAATTTTGAAGATGTGGATACTTCAAATGCCAATTGGGATTTAGCATCAGAACTTATTTCATTAGATGACAATATTGATGCAGTAGAAGACCAAACCTACTATTTGGATACGACAGACTTTGGAGATGAACAAATAAATGTTTCACAAGTTAAAATTACTGAGTTACCTGAAAATGGTACACTTTACATGAACAGTGGAAAAATTGTAGAAACTATTGTCACCAATGATGGAAAAGAGATTAATGTTTATGAAAATAAACAACCAATTGCAGCTGGCACAGTTATAACAATGGCAGATATTGCAGCAGGAAAAGTTTCATTTGAACCAGATTCAAACAGTGATGAAGATGGTAGCTTTAAGTTTCAAGCAGATGATGGAAATGGAAACTTTAAAAACACAGAACATACCACTACCATTAAAGTAACGGCAGTAGCTGATGCACCAACGTTAGATATGGATATCAGCGATGCGAATGTTATCGCAGGTGAACCACAAGGGGGATTATTTGATGATTTAACAATTGAAGATGGTCAAAACTTGGATCACAGTTACTATTCAAATCATCATGATCAAGATTTGAAAATTGATAATATGAATGCACATACTATTAATTTAAGTCATGGTGATGACAATGTCAGTATCAAATACAGTGTCAATGGAAAATATATTGAACTGGGTGGCGGTGATGATAATTTAGTCATAGGTGGAAGTGCTGATAATAGTACAATTTATGCTGGAAGCGGTGATGATAATGTGCAAATCGATGGAAATATGGGTTCATATGTGCATTTAGGTTCAGGAGATGACAATATCCAAATTGCATCGGATGCTAATTTTAACAGTGGCGCAAAAATTGATGGAGGTTGGGGAAAAGATACTCTTTTCTTTACGGGAAATGCATCAAATTATGCCATCGTTGACTTCTGGGGTAATCGACTCTCTTTTGAGGATTATAATGCAGGTGAGTATTACACTGGACATGAATATAAAATTTATAAAGTTGATGGTAATGGTACGCTTCAAGGTAATCCACTAAAAGTTGAGAGCATTGAGAAAATTGTATTTGAAGGTGATATGGCTGATAATGCGCAAGACAGTTATGAATATACAATTGACTTAAATGCACAATTAACAGATACGGATGGCAGTGAAACATTATCGGATATCACATTAACAAATCTTCCAGCAGGAACGGTTTTAAAAGACAGTGATGGCAATGAGCTTACAGCAAATGATGATGGAAGTTATACGGTGCCTGTAGATGAAAATGGTGGAGAAGTGAGTGTGACTTTATCAAGTCAAACACAACTTGACGAGAGTGCATTAAAAGAGATTAAAGCAAGTGTGACTTCAACAGAAGAGAATGGAGGCGATACCGAAACGGTTTCTGCAACTGACGACTCTTTTATCATTGAAGAAGATACTGTACTTGACTTTGATTCATTATCACAAGATCAATTGCCACAAGCATCTACACTTGAACTTGGTAATGGTGCACAAACACTTGAAAATGTTGAATATCAAGATATTCTAAGCATGGCAAGTACCGATGAGAATTCTGAAAAAATCTTCAAAATTCTTGGTGACAGTGAAGATACTGTTAACCTCAAAGATGGTGAAGGAGACAACAAATGGACGAAATCTGAAGAGCAGTTTACTGATGAAGATGGTGAAACATTTGATGTCTATACCAACCAAGATCTTACCGTATTTATTGACAGTGATGCAGATACAAATATCACTGGAGGTATTTAA
- the aroB gene encoding 3-dehydroquinate synthase, translating into MTVKIELPDNTKYDINIESLKQIKLDTKVVVVTNPTISALHLDYVMQHIQAKEVSVVTVPDGEEYKNMETIDMILTHCFEKRLDRKSVLIAFGGGVIGDMTGFAASMYQRGIDFMQIPTTLLSQVDASVGGKTGVNNKFGKNLIGAFHQPIEVNIDPYFLSTLPKREFAAGVAEIVKMAVTFNKDFFEWLEQNDLNSEENIKTAIAKSVETKAWVVSQDEKEKGIRAALNYGHTFGHVIENETKYSTYLHGEAVGIGMVMANELAVKVGMMSAQEAQRIKTLLEKYDIPTDYEIKDVEDFYEHFFLDKKSMDNKIKFILPKHIGDCEITDAIEKERVMDVLKGFAH; encoded by the coding sequence ATGACCGTAAAGATAGAATTACCCGATAATACGAAATACGATATTAATATTGAGAGTTTAAAACAGATTAAACTTGATACCAAAGTTGTTGTGGTAACAAACCCAACCATCAGTGCGTTACATTTAGATTATGTGATGCAACACATCCAAGCAAAAGAGGTGAGTGTCGTCACTGTTCCTGATGGGGAAGAGTATAAAAACATGGAAACCATCGATATGATTTTGACACACTGTTTTGAAAAACGACTGGACAGAAAGTCTGTTTTGATTGCCTTTGGTGGTGGCGTGATTGGTGACATGACCGGTTTTGCAGCATCAATGTACCAAAGAGGAATTGATTTTATGCAAATTCCTACCACACTGCTTTCGCAAGTGGATGCGAGTGTGGGTGGAAAAACAGGCGTGAACAATAAGTTTGGTAAAAACCTTATTGGCGCATTTCATCAACCCATTGAAGTCAATATTGATCCATACTTTTTAAGTACACTTCCAAAAAGAGAGTTTGCTGCAGGTGTGGCAGAGATTGTTAAGATGGCCGTTACCTTTAATAAAGATTTCTTTGAGTGGTTAGAGCAAAATGATTTAAACTCTGAAGAGAACATCAAAACGGCCATTGCAAAATCGGTTGAGACAAAAGCATGGGTGGTTTCACAAGATGAAAAAGAAAAAGGTATTCGTGCTGCGTTGAACTATGGGCACACTTTTGGGCATGTCATTGAAAATGAGACCAAATACAGCACGTATTTGCACGGTGAAGCCGTTGGGATTGGAATGGTCATGGCCAATGAATTGGCAGTTAAAGTTGGCATGATGAGCGCACAAGAGGCTCAAAGAATCAAAACGTTGCTTGAAAAGTATGATATCCCAACTGATTATGAAATCAAAGATGTGGAAGATTTTTATGAACACTTCTTCTTAGATAAAAAATCAATGGATAATAAAATCAAGTTTATTTTGCCAAAACACATCGGGGATTGTGAAATCACTGATGCGATTGAAAAAGAGAGAGTCATGGATGTTTTAAAAGGGTTTGCACATTGA
- a CDS encoding mechanosensitive ion channel family protein: MKNLILMFLFCSQLLLAQSPATATNEEAATQQVQETLSQEELDKRAKIQELKLQINEIRLKLEDNILLKRYSNYIAYRQISDELFRLEEAYKQYETKKGEKYKELEYQTSNKIRIKKNELELIAEYKDSPIGNLINPPEIQKSEPVTNPFGIINAYSDIKKLENNKVRFKKLYEDIEELTELLEKKIFLNLELYEIEPTEALQLRINFLMQQKKDFNMVLEIVSTTNNVYSRKIEQVILEIQSQISNQVEKSVKIFMTVFVLLIASFLIKLTLKRYFFQNENYYMVNKIINFVIVFLVIMVVLFSYIDNVSYLVTILGFASAGIAIALKDWFMSIFGWMVIVTSGSIHVGDRIKVQRDGIQAVGDVLDISLFKITIREDITLTSYTTNRRTGRIFFIPNNYIFSELIANYTHADLRTVWDGIDITITFDSNYKKAQHIAKEILKQYSKGYTDITRKQLSKMRSKYSLRATGVEPRVYTFVEPYGIVISSWYLTNSYAALALRSTMSPEILEAFMKEDDIHIAYPTQSINLQSTPREMPKDLQQESHYGKA, translated from the coding sequence TTGAAAAATTTAATCTTAATGTTTTTATTCTGTTCTCAACTGCTGTTGGCGCAATCACCTGCAACGGCAACAAATGAAGAAGCAGCAACACAACAAGTTCAAGAGACACTTTCGCAAGAAGAGTTAGATAAACGTGCAAAAATTCAAGAGCTTAAACTACAGATCAATGAGATACGACTGAAACTTGAAGACAATATTTTACTTAAACGATACAGCAACTATATTGCTTATCGACAAATCTCAGATGAACTTTTTAGACTTGAAGAGGCATATAAACAGTATGAAACCAAAAAAGGTGAAAAATATAAAGAGTTGGAGTATCAAACCAGCAATAAAATTCGTATTAAAAAGAATGAGCTTGAACTCATTGCAGAGTATAAAGATTCTCCTATTGGGAATTTGATCAATCCTCCTGAGATTCAAAAAAGTGAACCTGTAACCAATCCTTTTGGAATTATCAATGCCTATTCTGATATTAAAAAACTTGAAAACAACAAAGTACGTTTTAAAAAGCTGTATGAAGATATTGAAGAGTTGACTGAACTTTTAGAAAAGAAGATTTTTTTAAATCTTGAATTATATGAGATAGAACCAACGGAGGCACTTCAACTGAGAATCAACTTCTTAATGCAACAAAAGAAAGATTTTAATATGGTGCTTGAAATTGTATCAACAACCAACAACGTATATTCAAGAAAAATTGAGCAAGTAATTTTAGAAATACAAAGTCAAATCTCAAATCAAGTTGAGAAATCTGTTAAGATTTTTATGACGGTTTTTGTGCTTTTGATTGCCTCTTTCTTAATCAAATTAACATTGAAACGATACTTCTTCCAAAATGAAAACTATTATATGGTCAATAAAATCATCAATTTTGTGATTGTCTTTTTGGTCATCATGGTGGTGTTGTTCTCATACATTGATAACGTTTCATATCTTGTAACCATTCTGGGGTTTGCATCAGCGGGTATCGCAATTGCTTTAAAAGATTGGTTTATGTCTATTTTTGGATGGATGGTGATTGTAACATCAGGATCTATTCATGTGGGAGATAGAATCAAAGTTCAACGAGATGGTATTCAAGCGGTGGGAGATGTTTTAGACATCTCTTTGTTTAAAATCACCATTCGAGAAGATATTACTTTGACCTCTTATACAACCAACAGACGTACAGGAAGAATCTTCTTTATTCCAAACAACTATATCTTCTCTGAACTTATTGCAAACTATACGCATGCAGATTTAAGAACGGTGTGGGATGGAATTGATATTACGATTACGTTTGATTCAAACTATAAAAAAGCGCAACACATTGCAAAAGAGATTTTAAAACAGTACTCAAAAGGGTATACCGATATTACAAGAAAACAGTTAAGTAAAATGAGAAGCAAATACTCTTTACGTGCAACTGGAGTTGAACCACGTGTCTATACCTTTGTTGAGCCATATGGTATTGTGATTTCATCTTGGTATCTGACCAATTCTTATGCGGCATTGGCTTTAAGAAGTACTATGAGTCCTGAAATATTAGAAGCATTTATGAAAGAGGATGATATTCATATTGCATACCCTACGCAAAGTATTAATCTTCAATCAACGCCTCGTGAAATGCCTAAAGACCTTCAACAAGAGTCACACTACGGTAAGGCTTAA
- the mtaB gene encoding tRNA (N(6)-L-threonylcarbamoyladenosine(37)-C(2))-methylthiotransferase MtaB — translation MNFSNNKPKVYFKTFGCRTNVFDTQVMMSNLQDFEVTQNEHEANIVVINSCTVTNSADSTARGYINSLKKLPNNPRVIFTGCGVWTKGENLFKEQKIDALFGHSEKEKINDLLKNEERFFDAGDLEHIDDTIVEEFIGKSRAFIKIQEGCDFRCSYCIIPHVRGDARSYKEDKILEQIRTLASNGFGEFILTGTNVGSYGKKQHTSLAKLLKKIGMTKGVRRVRLGSVEPIQIDDEFKEIIHEPWMARHLHIALQHTSKQMLEIMNRRNKVLSDLELFEFLSNNGYALGTDFIVGHPGETETLWKEAIENLHKFPLTHVHAFTYSKRDGTPSATMKPEINGAIAKERYNELVSIIEEKNLKFRQDKQVLDVLIEQEKDGKQIGLDQFFNKIEVESPADLVGDWIQITNYEAKAECNVAKFE, via the coding sequence ATGAACTTTTCAAATAATAAACCAAAAGTATACTTCAAGACTTTTGGGTGTCGAACCAATGTGTTTGATACCCAAGTCATGATGAGTAACTTACAAGATTTTGAAGTCACACAAAATGAACATGAGGCCAATATTGTGGTGATAAACTCTTGTACAGTTACAAACAGTGCAGACAGCACAGCCCGAGGCTATATCAACAGCTTGAAAAAACTGCCGAATAATCCAAGAGTTATCTTTACGGGGTGTGGGGTTTGGACAAAAGGGGAGAATCTTTTTAAAGAACAAAAGATTGATGCGCTTTTTGGACACAGTGAAAAAGAGAAAATCAATGATCTGCTTAAAAATGAAGAGCGTTTTTTTGACGCAGGTGATTTAGAACACATTGATGACACTATTGTTGAAGAGTTCATTGGTAAAAGCAGGGCGTTTATTAAAATCCAAGAGGGGTGTGATTTCAGATGCTCTTATTGTATCATTCCTCATGTAAGGGGAGATGCACGAAGCTATAAAGAGGATAAGATTTTAGAGCAAATCAGGACTTTAGCTTCAAACGGTTTTGGAGAGTTTATTCTTACAGGAACCAACGTTGGAAGCTACGGGAAAAAACAGCACACCTCATTGGCCAAACTGCTTAAAAAGATTGGTATGACTAAAGGTGTACGACGCGTTCGTTTAGGAAGTGTTGAACCCATACAAATTGATGATGAGTTCAAAGAGATTATTCACGAACCTTGGATGGCACGTCATCTGCATATTGCACTGCAACATACCAGCAAACAGATGCTTGAAATCATGAACAGACGAAACAAAGTCTTGTCTGACTTAGAGCTTTTTGAATTTTTAAGCAATAATGGGTATGCTTTAGGTACAGATTTTATCGTGGGACACCCAGGTGAGACGGAAACTTTATGGAAAGAGGCCATCGAGAATTTACATAAGTTTCCTTTAACACACGTGCATGCATTTACTTACTCAAAACGAGATGGTACACCAAGTGCGACAATGAAACCAGAAATAAATGGTGCCATTGCCAAAGAGCGATACAATGAGTTGGTCTCTATTATTGAAGAGAAGAACTTGAAGTTTCGACAAGACAAGCAAGTATTGGATGTGTTAATTGAACAAGAAAAAGATGGCAAGCAAATAGGTTTGGATCAATTTTTTAATAAAATCGAAGTCGAAAGTCCTGCTGATTTAGTAGGAGATTGGATTCAAATAACAAACTACGAAGCAAAGGCAGAGTGTAATGTTGCAAAATTCGAATAA
- a CDS encoding AAA family ATPase, whose product MLQNSNKKNDNETVLDKNLKMMSMSAIILLALFIYTLYKSSASINSTSYYVGVIFLFILLFFAIFLRFYKDKIKKFLPQNKFAQELQKASQKSSATTSVQENSEDSSIEAMTSEITFKDVAGISSVKEELEEIVDFLNAPKKYVKHGVKLPKGVLLVGPPGVGKTLVARAVAGEAKVPFFYQSGASFVHIYVGMGAKRVKELFAKAKASAPAIVFIDEIDAVGKKRSGSSNDEREATLNELLTQMDGFDGESGVIVIAATNKIEVLDDALLRAGRFDRRVFLNLPNIQDREKILELYLHKKKHDLDIKELAFNTAGFSSAAIATLINEALLNMIKRGDKVLLLEDIETAKTKVEFGKKEHKLLNSKQKEVLALYQASKAYIAQKPIRLFEEGIKKSDELFPSKSVLTQQIKEYLAGSIGVEVVQGEAYAIHTEDLHSAYELASVMVDEYKMEQDVQAFIEAVKSDLKSEIYKHTADVVRLKDILLHNEVITDNEL is encoded by the coding sequence ATGTTGCAAAATTCGAATAAAAAAAATGATAATGAAACGGTTTTAGATAAAAATCTAAAGATGATGAGTATGTCAGCCATTATTTTGTTGGCTCTTTTTATTTACACGCTTTATAAAAGCAGTGCAAGTATCAACTCCACCTCTTATTATGTGGGTGTCATCTTTCTTTTTATTCTTCTGTTCTTTGCTATTTTTCTTCGATTTTATAAAGATAAAATCAAAAAATTTCTTCCTCAAAATAAGTTTGCCCAAGAGTTACAAAAAGCTTCTCAAAAAAGTTCTGCAACAACATCTGTTCAAGAAAACAGTGAGGATTCAAGTATTGAAGCCATGACTTCTGAAATCACCTTTAAAGATGTAGCAGGTATCAGCAGTGTTAAAGAGGAGCTTGAAGAGATTGTTGACTTTTTAAATGCTCCTAAAAAATATGTCAAACATGGTGTGAAACTGCCTAAAGGTGTATTGCTTGTAGGCCCTCCCGGTGTTGGGAAAACACTTGTAGCTCGTGCGGTTGCGGGTGAAGCCAAGGTTCCATTTTTCTATCAAAGCGGTGCCAGCTTTGTACATATTTATGTAGGTATGGGTGCCAAAAGAGTCAAAGAGCTCTTTGCAAAGGCCAAAGCGAGTGCTCCTGCGATTGTTTTTATTGATGAAATTGATGCGGTGGGTAAGAAACGAAGTGGCAGTTCAAATGATGAACGAGAAGCAACACTCAATGAACTCTTGACACAAATGGATGGATTTGATGGTGAGAGTGGGGTGATTGTCATTGCAGCAACCAATAAAATTGAAGTTTTAGATGATGCATTGCTTAGAGCAGGGCGTTTTGACCGACGTGTCTTTTTAAACCTTCCAAACATCCAAGACAGAGAGAAGATTTTAGAACTTTACTTACATAAGAAAAAACATGATCTTGATATCAAAGAGTTGGCATTTAATACAGCTGGTTTCTCTTCAGCAGCCATTGCTACATTGATTAATGAAGCTCTTTTAAATATGATAAAAAGAGGCGACAAAGTTCTTCTTTTAGAAGACATTGAAACGGCTAAAACCAAAGTTGAGTTTGGTAAAAAAGAGCATAAACTGCTCAACAGTAAACAAAAAGAGGTATTGGCGTTGTATCAAGCAAGTAAGGCGTATATTGCTCAAAAACCCATTCGTCTTTTTGAAGAGGGAATTAAAAAAAGCGATGAACTTTTTCCTTCAAAAAGTGTATTGACTCAACAAATCAAAGAGTATTTAGCAGGTTCTATTGGAGTAGAAGTAGTACAAGGTGAAGCGTATGCCATACATACTGAGGATTTACACAGTGCGTATGAGTTGGCCTCCGTAATGGTGGATGAGTATAAAATGGAACAAGATGTTCAAGCATTTATTGAGGCCGTTAAAAGCGATTTAAAGAGTGAAATCTATAAACACACGGCTGATGTGGTACGACTCAAAGATATTTTACTTCACAATGAGGTCATTACTGATAATGAGTTATAA
- the bioV gene encoding pimelyl-ACP methyl ester esterase BioV — MSYKTTYYSGFCLQNEQGLFDEYLINNDFTLAGFSYGAINAFEEALHSSKRIDVLQLFSPAFFQDKDEKFKRMQLMFFKKDAQGYCQNFLKNVVYPSSKNIEPFFRQGTYEELDELLHYVWDTKKVQTLCNKGTKIEVYVGSEDKIVDANNIKEFFTPFATVYYIKECGHIL; from the coding sequence ATGAGTTATAAGACAACGTATTACAGTGGTTTTTGTTTACAAAATGAGCAAGGACTATTTGATGAATATTTAATCAATAATGATTTTACTCTTGCTGGTTTCTCTTATGGTGCCATCAACGCTTTTGAAGAGGCATTACACTCTTCAAAACGCATCGATGTGTTGCAACTTTTTTCTCCCGCTTTTTTTCAAGATAAAGATGAGAAGTTTAAACGCATGCAGTTGATGTTTTTTAAGAAAGATGCCCAAGGATATTGCCAAAACTTTTTAAAGAATGTGGTCTATCCCTCTTCAAAAAATATTGAACCATTTTTCAGACAAGGAACTTATGAAGAGTTGGATGAACTGTTGCATTATGTTTGGGATACAAAGAAAGTACAAACACTTTGTAACAAAGGGACAAAAATAGAAGTTTATGTTGGTAGTGAAGATAAAATTGTTGATGCTAATAATATAAAAGAGTTTTTTACACCCTTTGCCACGGTCTATTATATAAAAGAGTGTGGACATATTTTATAA
- the mog gene encoding molybdopterin adenylyltransferase has product MNEKAKIGIVTTSDRASKGIYEDLSGQAIIDTLNEYLTSAWEPVYKVIEDDQITIEETLIDLVDKQKCCLVVTTGGTGPAKRDVTPEATENVCDRMMPGFGELMRAESLKYVPTAILSRQTAGLRGSSLIVNLPGKPKSIRECLDAVFPAIPYCIDLMEGPYLECNEEVIKPFRPKK; this is encoded by the coding sequence ATGAATGAAAAAGCAAAGATAGGAATCGTCACAACCAGTGATCGAGCAAGTAAAGGGATCTATGAAGACCTTTCTGGACAAGCCATTATAGATACATTAAATGAATATTTAACGAGTGCTTGGGAACCAGTATATAAAGTGATTGAAGATGATCAAATTACGATTGAAGAGACATTGATTGACTTGGTTGATAAACAGAAGTGTTGTTTGGTAGTAACAACAGGTGGAACAGGTCCTGCAAAAAGAGATGTCACACCTGAAGCAACTGAAAATGTATGTGATAGAATGATGCCTGGTTTTGGTGAGTTGATGCGAGCTGAGTCTTTAAAATATGTACCAACAGCGATTTTATCACGACAAACAGCAGGTTTAAGAGGAAGCTCTTTGATTGTTAATCTTCCAGGAAAACCAAAATCTATCAGAGAGTGTTTGGATGCAGTTTTTCCTGCTATTCCATACTGCATTGATTTGATGGAAGGTCCGTATTTAGAGTGTAATGAAGAGGTCATAAAACCTTTTAGGCCTAAAAAGTAA